The Gemmatimonadales bacterium genomic interval TTCATGCCGACCTACGAGGTGCGGGAGCTGCACGAGACGAAGGTTGCGGCCCCGGCCGACATGACCTATACCGCGGCGCGCGATCTCGACCTGCAGCGATCCGGCCTGGTCCGGGCGATCTTCAGGGGGCGCGAGCTGTTGATGGGCGCGCAGCCTCCGAGGGGTCGTGTGCAGCAGACTTTCCTGAGCGAGGCGCTCGCCCTGGGTTGGCGCATGCTCGCGGACGAGCCGGGACACGAGCTGGTGATGGGTGCGGTGACCCAGCCGTGGGAGGCAAACGTCGTGTTCCGCGGCCTGCCACCCGATGAGTTTGCGGATTTCCACCAGCCCGGCTACGCCAAAATCGTCTGGACGATGAAGGTCGACCCGACCGGCCTCGACAGCTCGATCTTCAGCACCGAGACGCGGGTTGCCACCACGGACCCGCACTCGCGCGAGCGGTTCCGCCGCTATTGGTCGCTGCTCTCGCCCGGCATCCTGCTCATTCGCCGGGAGATCCTGAGGCTCGTCCGGGAGGACGCCGGCCGGCGCCTCAGGGCCAGGCTGACGCTCCAGGCCGGCGGGGCAGTGATAAGCTCATCGCCCTCAGAAGGTTAGGAGCAGCCCAGAGGGCCCGGGCCGCCACCCTGGCGCGCACGTGGTGGAGGGCTATTATTCGGCGTTGCTGCTCCCACCTCAGACGCGGCGTGGCCGCCCTATGAACCAGATCCTCGCTCTCGGGACGGTCGCACTGCTCGCCCTGGGTCGTCCGACCGCGCCGGCCGCCGGCTCGGCCGCCGCCGGTCGCGACGAATCCGACGTCGCGGCCGTCATCGCCAAATTCAAGGAGAAGGACCCGGGCATGGCCCGCGTGTTCGCGCAGGCCTACGGCTACGCCGTGTTCCCCACGGTCGGCAAAGGGGCCATCGGCATCGGCGGCGCGCGCGGCAAGGGTTGGGTGTACCAGCACGGACACCTGATCGGCCGCTCCACGCTCACCCAGGTGACCATCGGCTTCCAGCTCGGCGGGCAGGCGTACAGCGAGGTGGTCTTCTTCAAGGGCCCAGACGCGCTGGAGAACTTCAAGCTGGGGCATCTCAAACTCGACGCGCAGGCGTCGGCGATCGCGCTCACGGCGCGAGCGTCCGGTGACCTGGCCTACCGGAGCGGAGTGGCGATCGTGACGATGGCCAAGGGCGGGCTCATGTACGAGGCGTCCGTGGGCGGGCAGAAGTTCTCGTTTCACGCCGTCGAGAAGGGAAGCTGACGCAGTGACGGACCGCTCGACCTGGCCGGTTCGGGTACGGGGACTGCACGACCCCGAGCGCGACCATGACCTACGCGCGAGACTTTCGCGACATACTGTCCGCGTTCTCCGCGGGGGAGGAGAGGATCCCGCCTGATGCCGGATCTCCGAAGCGAGCTCGCGGCCGCGTTGGCCGATCGATACACCATCGAGCGCGAGCTGGGCCGCGGCGGCATGACGACCGTCTTCCTGGCACTTCTGGGTGAGCCGGAGAAGGCCCTCGACCAGCTCGAGCCGCTGCTCAAGGTCCCCTACTCTCTCTCGCCCGGCTGGCTCCGGATCGACCCGATGTTCGACCCGTTGCGGAAGAACCCCCGCTTCCAGAAGCTGGTCGCCGGCACCTCGTGAAGCCCGACCTCCGCGCGCTGATCCAGGCCGGCCTGGCCGACCGCTATGCCCTCGACCGCGAGCTCGGCCGCGGCGGCATGGCCACCGTGGTGCTGGCCCGGGATCTCCAGCACGACCGTCCCGTCGCCATCAAGGTGCTGCTGGCCGAGCTGGCCCAGACCGTCGGCGCCGACCGCTTCAAGCGGGAGATCCGGGTGGCGGCCCGGCTGCAGCATCCCAACATCCTCAGCGTGCTCGACTCCGGTGACATCGAGGGCCAGCTCTGGTTCGCCATGCCGTTCGTGGAGGGCGAGAACGTGTACGAGCGGCTCCAGCGGGATGGGCCGTTCGCCCCGGCGGAGGCGCTTCGAATCGCCCAGGCTGCCGCGAGCGCGCTGGCCTACGCGCACGAGCAAGGCGTGGTGCACCGGGACATCAAGCCGGAGAACATCCTGCTCTCCGGCGATCAGGTGCTGGTGGCCGACTTCGGGGTGGCGCGGGCGGTGAGCGAGGTGGCCGAGAAGCTGACGGCCACAGGCATGGTGGTGGGCACGCCGACCTACATGAGCCCCGAGCAGGCCAGCGGCGAGAAGGCGATCGACGGCCGCACCGATACTTTCGCGCTGGGCTGCGTGCTCTACGAGATGATCAGCGGTGATGCCCCCTTCAAGGGGCCCACTCCCCAGGCCACCCTGATGCGCCGATTCATGGGACCGCCCCGCCCGCTGCGCCCCATGGCCAACATCTCGGAAGCGGTCGAGCAGGCCATCATGCGCTCGCTGGCCCGGGAACCGGCCGAGCGGTTCGCCACGGCGGCGGAGTTCGCCGACGCGCTGGCGGGCAAAGCGGTCCCGGCGGCGGCACCTGCGCTGGCCACGGGAGCGGACGCCTCCACTCCCGCCAAGAAAGGCTGCGGCGCCGCGGTGCTCCTCTTCATCGCCCTTGGCGGCGTGCTCGGGAGGGCCCTCCTGGGCTGAATCCCTCCGGCACCATCATTGCCAAGTCTTGCACTCCGACCTGGGTTCCCAAGCTAACCTCCTGCCCTAGCTGAGTTTCCGTCCCCGCTCCAGCGCTCTGCCAGTTGCAGAACGCCACGAACTGGGCGACCGGCGATGGGCCAGGACCCTGGAGGGCTCCATCTCCGACACCGCACCGTCCCAGAGCCGTCGCGGCTTTCCCTTCATCGTGGCGTTCCTCACCGCCTGCTACGCCGTGGCGTACCTGGTGTGGGAGGGCAGCGACTGGGGCAGTCCCCAGATACGCAACCTGATCAGCAACGTCGCCTTCATGCCGCTCAACCTGGGCGTGCTGGTGCTGAACGCGCTCGCGTCCCGCCGCACGGTGCTGGACCCCGGGGTCCGGCGGGCTCTCCGGCTGCTGGCGATCGGCGGCGGGATGGTGTTCATCGGGAACGCCATCTCGGTCCTCTACCTCACCGTGCTCAGCCGGAATCCGGCGGTCACCTGGGCCGACCCGTTCTACCTGGCCGACTCGCTGCTCACGCTGAGCGCCCTGCTCTCCTTCCCGCTGGCACGCCGCACCCGGCTGGAGCGGTGGAAGTTCGTGCTCGACGCCGCGATGGTGCTGGTGGGCGGCGGGGTGGCAATCTGGTACTTCTCGGTCCGGCCCACGGCCGCGTCCGAGGGGAACAGCATCATGGTGACGATCCTCGCCTTTGCCTACCCGCTGGCGGGCATGCTGGTGCTGCTTGGCAGCACCACTGTCTGGCTCCGACGGCCGATCGACGGCAACCGGGCGGCGTTCCGGCTGCTGATCGGCGGCGTGGTGGTGAGCATCGTCGCGGACCTCACGTTCAACGTGATCCGGGCCCAGACCGGCGAGCGGCCCGCCAGCTGGACCGACGCGGTGTTCCTGCTCTGCTACGTGATGCTCATCGCGAGCGCCGAGCTGTTCTACCGGCGCCCGGTGGCGGGCACGGTCTCGACCGCGGCGCCTCGGCCGAAGATTCAACCGCTGAGCCCCCTGCCCTATCTGGCCGTCGGCAGCACCTACGCGCTGCTCCTGGTGACCGCCATCCACCCGTGGACCGATCCGGTGAGCGGGCTCGCGCTCGGCGCGCTGCTGGTGACGGCCCTGGTGGTGTTCCGGCAGCTCCTCACCGTCCGGGAGAACGTCCGGCTGTTGGCCGAGACGGCGGCACGGCAGAACGAGGCGCGGTTCCGCTCGCTGGTGCAGCACTCCTCCGACGTCATCATCGTGATCCGCGCCACCGGGGTCATGCGCTTCGTGAGCCCGGCCGCGACCCGGGTGTTCGGGTACGATCCATCCGCGCTGGCCGGTATGCAGGTGTCCGATCTCCTGCATCCGGAGGATCGGGACCGCGCCGCCAAGTTCGTGACCGACGCCGCCAAGCGCCCCGGCGTGACCGGCCCGGTGGAATGGCGCTTCCGCCAGCCGGACGGCTCCTGGCTGCACGCGGAGATCCTCGCCACCAACCTGCTGAACGACTCGACGGTCCGCGGCATCGTGCTGAACACCCGTGATGTCAGCGAGCGCAGGCGGCTGGAGGAGCAGCTCACCCACCAGGCGTTCCACGATCCCCTCACCGGCCTGGCCAACCGCGCGCTGTTCCGCGACCGGGTGAGTCACGCGCTGGCGCTGGCGCGGCGGCAGGGGAACCCCATCACCGTCCTCTTCCTCGACCTGGACGACTTCAAGAAGGTCAACGACAGCCTGGGACATGGCGAGGGCGACCGGCTACTGATCGCGGCCGCGGAGCGGTTCCTCTGCTGCGCGCGAGCGGCGGATACGGTGGCGCGGCTGGGCGGGGACGAGTTCGCCATCCTGATCGAGCATGTGGCCGGGTCGGACGGGCGGGCGGGCATCCTCGACCGGCTGGCCGCCGCCATGACTCACCCTTTCTCGCTCAGCGGCAACCAGATCCAGGTGAGCGCCAGCATCGGCGTGGCCACCGCCGCCGGCGACGAGACGGCGGATGACCTGCTCCGAAACGCCGACGTGGCGATGTACGCCGCCAAGCGCCGGGGCAAGGGGCGCTCCGAGACGTACGAATCCCGGATGTACGCCGACGTGCGCGACCGGCTGGAGATGGAGGCCGCGCTCCGGACCGCCATCGAGCAGTGCCAGCTCACCCTGCACTACCAGCCGATCGTGGTCCTCCGGACCGGGGCGATCCAGGGCGTGGAGGCGCTGGTGCGCTGGGATCACCCGCGGTACGGCCATCTGCTGCCCCAGCACTTCGTGCCCCTGGCCGAGGAGACCGGGCTGATCGTGCGACTGGGCGGCTGGGTGATGGGCGAAGCGTGCCGGCAAGTCCAGGCGTGGCGGGTGGCGTATCCCCAACATTCGCTCTCGGTCTCGGTCAACATGTCGGGGCGGCAGCTGCAACACGCCGCGATCATCGAGGAGACCCGGAACGCGCTGGTGACTTCGGGGATCGATCCGGCCGCCGTGGTGCTGGAGATCACCGAAAGCGTGCTGGCACAGCAAACCGAGACCATCCTGGAGCGGCTGCGCCAGCTCAAGGCGCTGGGCGTGCGCCTGGCGATCGACGATTTCGGCACCGGCTACTCGTCCCTCAGCTACCTGCAGCGCTTTCCGATCGACATCCTCAAGATCGCGAAGCCGTTCGTGGAGGAGGTGGGTCTCGGGGCCGACCGCTCGGCACTGGCGCGCGCCATCATCGGTCTGGGCGACACGCTCAAGCTGCACACCATCGCGGAGGGCATCGAGATGGCGGAACAGCGCGGCGCCCTGCTCGAGCTCGGCTGCGGACTGGGGCAGGGACACTACTTCGCGCCGGCATTGCCACCCCCGGCGATGGAGCGGCTCCTCGGCACCGGGCCGGTGCTGGGTGGAGAGCTCGCCGCATCTCACCATGGCCGCATGGCGGCCGTCTCTCCCACCTGAGCCGCTGAATAGCCATGGCCTCTGCACGCCAGAAATTCATCACCAACCTGTACCTCGCGGCCATCGCCGCCGTGGCTCCGCTCGGCCTCATCGTGGCCCTGCTGCTCGCCTCCGTCACCAGCAACCGGGAGGCGGTGATCCGTGGGACGCTGCTCTTCGTCGCCGCCGGCATGGCCGCGGCGTGGACCCTGGTCCGGCTGCTGCTGGTAAGGGTGCTGAGGCCCACCGGGCGGGCGGCCGGCATCGCGAGCCGGGTGGCGCAAGGGAACCTGAGCACCGACGGCGAGACCGGCAAACCGGGACAGGATGCGCTCTCCACCTCGCTCAACACCATGCTGCTCAAGCTGCGGGACCTGGTCGGCACCATCCGGCAGCACGCGCACGACGCGGCCGCGATGGCGGAGGAGATCGCCAGCTCGACCCACCAGATGACGGCATCCACCCAGGAGGTGGCCAGCACCACGGGCGACCTGACGGAGCGCGCCAACCAGCAGGCGGTCGTGGTCCGGGCCGCGGCCAACGACGCCAGCCGGATCCTGGGAATCGCCCAGGAGCTCGCGGCGGGAGCGGTCGAGGCGGCGGACCGCAACGGTGCACTGGCCCGGCTGGCCCGCTCGCACCGGGAGCGGCTGGACGCGAGCACGGCGGAGCTGGGACGCCTGGCGGAGGAGGTCGAGCAGGCGGCCACCGAGGCTGACGCGCTGGCGGTGGCCTCGGAGGAGATCGAGAAGTTCATCATCCAGACCAAGGCGATCGCCAAGCAGACCCACATGCTGGCCCTCAATGCCTCGATCGAGGCGGCCCGGGCGGGCGAGGAAGGCAAGGGATTCAGCGTGGTGGCGGAAGAGGTCCGGAAGCTCGCCGGCCAGGCGGCGCAGGCGGCCGCGTCCACCAGCGAGACGGTCCAGGTGGTGCTGGCCCGGGTGCAGACCGCGCGGGAGCGGCTCATCCGGCTGAGTCATGGCGGGATGGCAGCCAAGGACGCGGCACACGCGGCGGCGGACGGCCTGATGCACGTGGCGGCGGACGCGGAGGCCAACGACGAATGGACCCGGCGGATCTCCGCGTCCGCCGGCGAGGTTCGCGGGCTGGTCGAGGGGATCGCCGGGCGCATGCGCGAGGTGTCCGCCGGGACCGAGGACTACGCCGCGGCCGCCCAGGAGATCGCCGCGGCCGCGCAGGAGCTGAACGCGTCGACCGAGGAGATCTCCGCCTCGGCCGGCCACCTGGCGGAGGCGGCGGAGCGGCTCACCGGCGCGGTGGGCGGATTCACGCTGGGGTGAGGACGGTCACCGCCCCGGCGCGGTGATCCGATGTAAATGGGACGATCCTCTCCGGGAGCCGTCCCATGTCGCGCGGAAGACTCTGGATCGCCCTCTTCGTCGCTGCCATCTCCCTGTTCGGTTACTTCGGCAGCAGCGTCTTCAATCCCATCACCCAGGAAAAGCAGCACGTCGGCAGCATCACCCCCGAGCAGGAGGTGGCGCTGGGGCTGCAGGCCGCGCCGGAAATGGAGCAGCAGTACGGCGGGCCCGACCCCGACCAGGAGGCGCAGGCGCGGGTCAGCCGGGTGGGCGAGCGGGTGGTGACCCGGAGCGCCGCCGGAAAGAGTCCCTACCGCTTCGAGTTCCACCTGCTGAACGATCCCGAGACGATCAATGCGTTCGCGCTCCCTGGCGGCCAGGTGTTCATCACCGAGGGTCTGCTCAAGCGGTTGACCAGCGAGGGAGAGCTCGCGGGCGTGCTGGGGCATGAGACGGGACACGTCGTGGGGCGACACGGGGCGGAGCACATCGCCAAGGAGCAGCTCACCCAGGGGCTGACCGGCGCGGCGGTGCTCGCCACCTACGATCCCAACGATCCGTCGAGCCGGAACTCCAGCGCGGTGGCGCTGATGATCGGGCAGCTGGTGACCATGAAGTTCGGCCGACAGGACGAGCTCGAGGCCGACCGGCTGGGGGTCAGGCTGATGAGCGAGGCAGGGTACGATCCGCGGTCGATGGTCGCGCTGATGGAGATCCTGGAAAAGAGCGCCCAAGGCCCCAGGACGCCCGATTTCTTCAGCACGCATCCCAATCCGGAGAATCGGATCGTGCGGATCCGGGAGGCGATTCAGGCGCAGTATCCCAACGGGGTGCCGGAGGGGCTGGAGAAGTGATGGGAGGCCGGTGGGCGGGAGGCGGTAAGGGCGGTAAGGACGGTAAAGGCGGTAAGAACGGTAAGGAATTCAAGCCCTGCACGTACGAACCTTACCGCCCTTACCGCCTCCCGTCCTTCCCGCCCTTCGTTAACTTCCGGGCGCCATGATCCACCTCCTCCGCAACGCCGAGTTATAC includes:
- a CDS encoding M48 family metallopeptidase, producing the protein MSRGRLWIALFVAAISLFGYFGSSVFNPITQEKQHVGSITPEQEVALGLQAAPEMEQQYGGPDPDQEAQARVSRVGERVVTRSAAGKSPYRFEFHLLNDPETINAFALPGGQVFITEGLLKRLTSEGELAGVLGHETGHVVGRHGAEHIAKEQLTQGLTGAAVLATYDPNDPSSRNSSAVALMIGQLVTMKFGRQDELEADRLGVRLMSEAGYDPRSMVALMEILEKSAQGPRTPDFFSTHPNPENRIVRIREAIQAQYPNGVPEGLEK
- a CDS encoding methyl-accepting chemotaxis protein → MASARQKFITNLYLAAIAAVAPLGLIVALLLASVTSNREAVIRGTLLFVAAGMAAAWTLVRLLLVRVLRPTGRAAGIASRVAQGNLSTDGETGKPGQDALSTSLNTMLLKLRDLVGTIRQHAHDAAAMAEEIASSTHQMTASTQEVASTTGDLTERANQQAVVVRAAANDASRILGIAQELAAGAVEAADRNGALARLARSHRERLDASTAELGRLAEEVEQAATEADALAVASEEIEKFIIQTKAIAKQTHMLALNASIEAARAGEEGKGFSVVAEEVRKLAGQAAQAAASTSETVQVVLARVQTARERLIRLSHGGMAAKDAAHAAADGLMHVAADAEANDEWTRRISASAGEVRGLVEGIAGRMREVSAGTEDYAAAAQEIAAAAQELNASTEEISASAGHLAEAAERLTGAVGGFTLG
- a CDS encoding serine/threonine-protein kinase encodes the protein MKPDLRALIQAGLADRYALDRELGRGGMATVVLARDLQHDRPVAIKVLLAELAQTVGADRFKREIRVAARLQHPNILSVLDSGDIEGQLWFAMPFVEGENVYERLQRDGPFAPAEALRIAQAAASALAYAHEQGVVHRDIKPENILLSGDQVLVADFGVARAVSEVAEKLTATGMVVGTPTYMSPEQASGEKAIDGRTDTFALGCVLYEMISGDAPFKGPTPQATLMRRFMGPPRPLRPMANISEAVEQAIMRSLAREPAERFATAAEFADALAGKAVPAAAPALATGADASTPAKKGCGAAVLLFIALGGVLGRALLG
- a CDS encoding EAL domain-containing protein, with protein sequence MAFLTACYAVAYLVWEGSDWGSPQIRNLISNVAFMPLNLGVLVLNALASRRTVLDPGVRRALRLLAIGGGMVFIGNAISVLYLTVLSRNPAVTWADPFYLADSLLTLSALLSFPLARRTRLERWKFVLDAAMVLVGGGVAIWYFSVRPTAASEGNSIMVTILAFAYPLAGMLVLLGSTTVWLRRPIDGNRAAFRLLIGGVVVSIVADLTFNVIRAQTGERPASWTDAVFLLCYVMLIASAELFYRRPVAGTVSTAAPRPKIQPLSPLPYLAVGSTYALLLVTAIHPWTDPVSGLALGALLVTALVVFRQLLTVRENVRLLAETAARQNEARFRSLVQHSSDVIIVIRATGVMRFVSPAATRVFGYDPSALAGMQVSDLLHPEDRDRAAKFVTDAAKRPGVTGPVEWRFRQPDGSWLHAEILATNLLNDSTVRGIVLNTRDVSERRRLEEQLTHQAFHDPLTGLANRALFRDRVSHALALARRQGNPITVLFLDLDDFKKVNDSLGHGEGDRLLIAAAERFLCCARAADTVARLGGDEFAILIEHVAGSDGRAGILDRLAAAMTHPFSLSGNQIQVSASIGVATAAGDETADDLLRNADVAMYAAKRRGKGRSETYESRMYADVRDRLEMEAALRTAIEQCQLTLHYQPIVVLRTGAIQGVEALVRWDHPRYGHLLPQHFVPLAEETGLIVRLGGWVMGEACRQVQAWRVAYPQHSLSVSVNMSGRQLQHAAIIEETRNALVTSGIDPAAVVLEITESVLAQQTETILERLRQLKALGVRLAIDDFGTGYSSLSYLQRFPIDILKIAKPFVEEVGLGADRSALARAIIGLGDTLKLHTIAEGIEMAEQRGALLELGCGLGQGHYFAPALPPPAMERLLGTGPVLGGELAASHHGRMAAVSPT